A genome region from Drosophila simulans strain w501 chromosome 2R, Prin_Dsim_3.1, whole genome shotgun sequence includes the following:
- the LOC6735748 gene encoding dynein regulatory complex subunit 2 has product MGKKGKGKGNKLAKMSEEERARYLQMRADMEEETRRRKMQLISMYMKNKLKREDAFGRLNMAKINQEWRSILRQVKIQELRREIVDVESFFQEALKRKDQVIHRLIAHIESTEDMYANLQQSHMENITRIVDTHRDRIEFFRTIYEDDKQAVLSQWEQDSAAFKEMHAQKQQQLECVFYQLEENTDGGIRDNHERFLDRCEDLKSGMQLQLEQITSRGEARLEKLWQEYQGVLAGYCQHIEGFYSEYVDLKQRDEEAALQISQQTHEIEHLVDQLANLRLVSEEFYIKQQGQLEQRQAIKQQLTDRLRELRTCVEQEVSRDHQLFKLMSVESYNALEFLQETVAKGETLAQLSAVCAKMETQRERMFQLPEISKEIIEIRDVEEQCNGSLTDPATDLLKDEVAVVPQMESFWRRVNNVAVDVACLKQQKRRLEAENSQLKAQLQEYLVNLNIAHGSNSHVHSYLARRPKSMSVDRVSRLQLQPKLVKSAQPTGRRPPAPTPPTFHLHPGRSRAPAFEANLSNVVRSRTLARGKMNLARMD; this is encoded by the exons aTGGGCAAAAAGGGTAAAGGAAAAGGCaacaaattggccaaaatgtcCGAGGAGGAGCGGGCCAGGTATTTGCAAATGAGGGCCGACATGGAGGAAGAGACGAGACGCCGGAAAATGCAGCTCATTTCCATGTACATGAAG aacaaattgaaaagggAGGATGCTTTTGGCCGACTCAATATGGCTAAAATCAACCAGGAGTGGCGCAGCATTTTGCGCCAGGTGAAAATCCAGGAGCTACGTCGCGAAATCGTCGATGTGGAGTCCTTCTTTCAGGAGGCTCTAAAGCGCAAGGATCAGGTGATCCATCGCCTAATTGCTCACATCGAATCCACCGAGGATATGTACGCCAATTTGCAGCAGTCACACATGGAGAACATCACCAGGATAGTTG ATACCCATAGAGATCGCATCGAGTTCTTTCGAACGATCTACGAGGACGACAAGCAGGCGGTGCTGAGCCAGTGGGAGCAGGACTCCGCCGCGTTCAAGGAGATGCATgcccagaagcagcagcagctggagtgCGTCTTCTATCAGCTGGAGGAGAACACCGATGGCGGGATCCGGGACAACCACGAGCGCTTCTTGGACCGCTGCGAGGACCTAAAAAGTGGG ATGCAACTACAGCTGGagcagatcacctccagagGTGAAGCTCGGCTGGAGAAGCTATGGCAGGAGTATCAGGGTGTTCTGGCGGGCTACTGTCAGCACATCGAGGGCTTTTACTCGGAGTACGTGGATCTGAAGCAGCGGGATGAGGAGGCAGCCCTCCAGATTAGCCAGCAGACCCACGAAATCGAGCACCTGGTGGACCAACTGGCCAATTTGCGTCTGGTCTCCGAGGAGTTCTACATCAAGCAACAGGGCCAACTGGAGCAGCGGCAAGCCATCAAACAGCAGTTGACCGATCGACTGAGGGAGCTGCGCACCTGTGTGGAGCAGGAGGTGTCCAGGGATCACCAGTTGTTCAAGCTGATGTCTGTGGAGAGCTACAATGCCTTGGAATTCCTGCAGGAAACTGTGGCCAAGGGCGAGACCCTGGCACAGCTGTCTGCGGTCTGTGCCAAGATGGAAACCCAGCGAGAGAGGATGTTCCAGTTGCCGGAAATATCCAAGGAGATTATCGAGATTCGAGATGTAGAGGAACAGTGTAATGGTTCCTTGACTGACCCAGCAACTGATCTTCTCAAG GACGAGGTGGCCGTGGTACCCCAAATGGAGTCCTTCTGGCGACGCGTCAACAACGTGGCCGTGGACGTGGCCTGCCTGAAGCAACAGAAACGTCGCCTGGAGGCGGAGAACAGCCAGCTGAAGGCGCAGCTCCAGGAATATCTGGTCAATTTGAACATTGCCCACGGCTCCAATAGCCACGTCCACAGCTATCTGGCCCGACGGCCCAAGAGCATGTCCGTGGACAGAGTGTCGCGCCTGCAGCTCCAGCCCAAGCTGGTGAAGAGTGCCCAGCCGACTGGTCGTCGCCCACCGgcgcccactccgcccacaTTCCACTTGCATCCGGGACGCAGCCGAGCGCCTGCCTTCGAAGCCAACCTCTCCAACGTGGTTCGTTCGAGGACTTTGGCTAGGGGAAAGATGAACCTGGCTAGAATGGATTAA
- the LOC6735750 gene encoding uncharacterized protein LOC6735750 — protein sequence MLRTGFVICVIISLLLNGLVAVRVHCRHMERIHEENIHHCCKHQDGRDEVTETCAKQTNFHLPSPTEEAIVDVTVDQAMVGTCWAKCVFDHYNLMENNTLDMVKVRSYYKRYHQTDPEYATEMLNAYEKCHTQSEEATEKFLSLPIVRAFSTAKFCKPTSSIIMSCVIYNFFHNCPASRWSNTTECVETLAFARKCKDVLTTM from the exons ATGCTGAGAACTGGCTTCGTGATTTGTGTGATTATATCACTGCTCTTG AATGGACTGGTGGCTGTCCGAGTTCACTGCCGGCACATGGAGCGTATTCACGAGGAGAACATCCACCACTGCTGCAAACATCAGGATGGCCGCGACGAAGTCACGGAAACTTGCGCCAAGCAGACCAACTTCCATTTGCCCAGTCCCACCGAGGAGGCCATCGTGGATGTGACCGTGGACCAGGCGATGGTCGGCACCTGCTGGGCCAAGTGCGTCTTCGATCACTACAATCTTATGGAGAACAACACCCTGGATATGGTCAAGGTGCGCTCGTACTACAAGCGGTACCATCAAACAGATCCGGAGTATGCGACTGAAATGCTGAATGCCTACGAAAAATGCCACACACAAT CTGAAGAGGCCACCGAAAAGTTCCTTTCACTTCCAATTGTTAGGGCCTTCTCCACCGCCAAGTTCTGTAAGCCGACCTCGAGTATCATTATGTCCTGCGTCATCTACAACTTCTTCCACAATTGTCCAGCGAGTCGCTGGTCAAATACCACCGAGTGCGTGGAAACCTTGGCCTTCGCTAGGAAGTGCAAGGATGTGCTGACTACTATGTAA
- the LOC6735749 gene encoding odorant-binding protein 59a, with translation MKQLILLLICLSSGTCSIYALKCRSQEGLSEAELKRTVRNCMHRQDEDDDRGRGGQGRQGNGYEYGYGMDQDQEEQDRNPGNRGGYGNRRQRGLRQSDGRNHTSNDGGQCVAQCFFEEMNMVDGNGMPDRRKVSYLLTKDLRDRELRNFFTDTVQQCFRYLESNGRGRHHKCSAARELVKCMSEYAKAQCEDWEEHGNMLFN, from the exons ATGAAACAGTTGATTCTGCTGCTGATTTGCTTGAGCAGCGGCACCTGCTCCATTTACGCACTGAAATGCAGATCCCAGGAAGGACTCAGTGAAGCGGAGCTCAAGCGAACTGTGCGCAACTGTATGCATCGccaggacgaggacgacgatcGAGGACGAGGTGGACAGGGCCGGCAAGGAAATGGCTATGAGTACGGTTACGGAATGGATCAGGatcaggaggagcaggacagGAATCCCGGCAACAGGGGCGGCTATGGCAATCGAAGGCAGCGAGGACTAAGGCAATCGGATGGCAGGAACCATACCAGCAACGATGGAGGTCAGTGTGTGGCCCAGTGCTTTTTCGAGGAGATGAATATG GTGGATGGCAATGGGATGCCCGATCGGCGCAAGGTGAGCTATCTGCTGACCAAGGACCTTCGGGACCGGGAGCTGCGCAACTTCTTCACGGACACCGTGCAGCAGTGCTTCCGCTATCTGGAGAGCAACGGAAGGGGCCGGCACCACAAGTGCTCGGCGGCCCGGGAACTGGTCAAGTGCATGTCGGAGTACGCGAAGGCGCAGTGCGAGGATTGGGAGGAGCACGGCAACATGCTCTTCAACTAG
- the LOC6735752 gene encoding uncharacterized protein LOC6735752: protein MVNIVCYWTFLILVAVSKAQDNEEATAVATSSGDLTADKCNTSRAGCCSELYIGEEDDLVKCFVIHSPKLPVDGDADMGKTLRFLSCFVECLYKQKKYIGKSDTINMKMVKLDAEKTFVDRPKEKDYHIAMFDFCRKDAVGVYNLLKASPGAKVLLKGACRPYLLMVFMCISDYHQKHECPYFRWEGTAKEGTKDLCENAKAECYQIDGITLPTKSPA, encoded by the exons ATGGTCAACATTGTTTGTTATTGGACGTTCCTAATTCTGGTGGCCGTTTCAAAGGCCCAGGATAATGAGGAAGCTACTGCAGTTGCCACATCTTCAGGTGATTTGACTGCGGATAAGTGTAACACATCG aGAGCTGGCTGCTGTTCTGAGCTTTATATAGGGGAAGAGGACGACCTGGTCAAGTGCTTCGTTATACACTCACCCAAGTTGCCAGTGGATGGAGACGCTGACATGGGCAAGACCCTGAGGTTTCTATCG TGCTTTGTGGAGTGCCTGTACAAGCAGAAGAAGTACATCGGCAAGAGTGATACCATCAACATGAAGATGGTCAAGCTGGATGCAGAAAAGACTTTTGTGGACCGGCCCAAGGAGAAGGATTATCACATTGCCATGTTCGACTTCTGTCGCAAGGATGCAGTCGGGGTCTACAACCTTCTGAAGGCCAGTCCTGGGGCCAAGGTGCTCCTGAAAGGAGCCTGTCGCCCCTACCTATTGATGGTATTCATGTGCATCAGCGACTACCATCAGAAGCACGAGTGTCCCTACTTCCGGTGGGAGGGCACTGCCAAGGAAGGAACTAAGGATCTGTGCGAAAATGCTAAAGCCGAATGCTATCAAATAGATGGAATTACATTGCCCACAAAGAGTCCAGCCtaa
- the LOC6735751 gene encoding general odorant-binding protein 68 — MKCTILLSFFSLIWFAGGIKIDCENTEAINEEHIHYCCKHPDGHNDLIEGCARETNFTLPNQNEEALVDITADRAIRGTCFGKCVFGKLNLMKDNSLDMDAVRSLFTERFPDDPEYVKEMINAFDHCHGKSEENTSMFLSKPLFKQMSKQFCDPKSSVVLACVIRQFFHNCPADRWSKTKECEDTLAFSKKCQDSLATL, encoded by the exons ATGAAGTGCACCATTTTATTGAGTTTTTTCAGCCTGATTTGG TTTGCTGGtggaattaaaattgattgcgaGAATACGGAGGCCATTAACGAGGAGCACATTCACTACTGCTGCAAGCATCCCGATGGACACAATGATCTAATCGAAGGATGTGCCAGGGAGACCAACTTCACGCTGCCCAATCAAAACGAGGAGGCCCTGGTGGACATCACGGCGGACCGCGCCATCCGAGGCACTTGTTTTGGCAAATGCGTCTTCGGCAAGCTGAACCTGATGAAGGACAATAGCCTGGACATGGATGCAGTGAGAAGCTTGTTCACCGAAAGGTTCCCCGACGATCCGGAATATGTCAAGGAAATGATCAACGCCTTTGATCACTGTCACGGCAAAA GTGAGGAGAACACCTCCATGTTCCTGTCGAAGCCCCTCTTCAAGCAAATGTCCAAGCAATTCTGCGATCCGAAGTCTAGTGTCGTCCTGGCCTGCGTCATCCGCCAGTTCTTCCACAACTGTCCGGCGGATCGCTGGTCCAAGACCAAGGAGTGCGAGGACACCCTGGCCTTCAGCAAGAAGTGCCAGGACTCGCTGGCTACTTTGTGA